AGGAAGATATCCAGGAGAGTTTGTAGAGATAGATGTAAAATACGTGCCGCTTGAATGTATAGGATTTAAGAGTAATTATCAGAGATACTATCAGATAACAGCCATAGACCTATATAGCAGGAAAAGAGTATTAAAGATAGTAAACGAAAATAGCACGTATGAAACATCAAATATGTTAAAAACCCTAGAAGAAGAATTTGGATTTAAGATAAAAACAGTGCAAACAGATAACGGTCGTGAATTTTGCAATGATAGAGGAAGGAAAGAATCTTTATTTGAAAAGAGTCTAAGACAATTAGGAATAAAGTACATAAGGACAAGACCATATTCACCTTGGCAAAATGGAGTAGTTGAAAGAAGCCATAAAATAGACAATGAACTCTTTTACAGTAGAAGAAGATTTAAAAGTGAAAAGGAAATGTATAAATCATTTCAACGATATAGTGTAAGGACAAATAATATAGCAAGAAGAGTACTGGGATTTAAGACACCAAATGAAATG
Above is a window of Fastidiosipila sanguinis DNA encoding:
- a CDS encoding DDE-type integrase/transposase/recombinase — protein: MKISITEEIKYRQRVVEYAIKHNNNADAARRYDTSRQQVQRWRKKYDGTILSLANKSRRPHSHPNQHTEDEIEIIREKYRYHKHEGLGQVYRKCRDAGYKRSYESMCKQIKKLKEYEKPRNVSYPKSKYKPLEGRYPGEFVEIDVKYVPLECIGFKSNYQRYYQITAIDLYSRKRVLKIVNENSTYETSNMLKTLEEEFGFKIKTVQTDNGREFCNDRGRKESLFEKSLRQLGIKYIRTRPYSPWQNGVVERSHKIDNELFYSRRRFKSEKEMYKSFQRYSVRTNNIARRVLGFKTPNEMVEDYMARVA